The following coding sequences are from one Canis lupus dingo isolate Sandy chromosome 21, ASM325472v2, whole genome shotgun sequence window:
- the ZBED5 gene encoding zinc finger BED domain-containing protein 5, with amino-acid sequence MIAHLLCILSYNFNTSVILNVYSKLTMFCTTNTLPMDLLLKQGSLKQEVESFCYQIVSESNDQKVGILQSENEQLQPSVSKKSEGELSRVKFMSSSNKITTFSKKPKRRKYDESYLSFGFTYFGNRDAPHAQCVLCKKILSNSSLAPSKLRRHLETKHAAYKDKDISFFKQHLDSPENNKPPTPKIVNTDNESATEASYNVSYHIALSGEAHTIGELLIKPCAKDVVMRMFDEQYSKKIDAVQLSNSTVARRIKDLAADIEEELVCRLKICDGFSLQLDESADVSGLAVLLVFVRYRFNKSIEEDLLLCESLQSNATGEEIFNCINSFMQKHEIEWEKCVDVCSDASRAMDGKIAEAVTLIKYVAPESTSSHCLLYRHALAVKIMPTSLKNVLDQAVQIINYIKARPHQSRLLKILCEEMGAQHTALLLNTEVRWLSRGKVLVRLFELRRELLVFMDSAFRLSDCLTNSSWLLRLAYLADIFTKLNEVNLSMQGKNVTVFTVFDKMSSLLRKLEFWASSVEEENFDCFPTLSDFLTEINSTVDKDICSAIVQHLRGLRSTLLKYFPVTNDNNTWVRNPFTVTVKPASLVARDYESLIDLTSDSQVKQNFSELSLNDFWSSLIQEYPSIARRAVRVLLPFATMHLCETGFSYYAATKTKYRKRLDAAPHMRIRLSNITPNIKRICDKKTQKHCSH; translated from the coding sequence ATGATTGCTCATCTTCTGTGTATCCTGTCATATAATTTCAATACATCTGTGATACTCAATGTTTATTCTAAATTAACCATGTTTTGTACCACAAACACATTGCCTATGGATCTGTTGCTGAAACAAGGAAGCCTTAAACAGGAAGTAGAATCTTTTTGTTATCAAATTGTGTCTGAATCAAACGATCAAAAGGTTGGAATATTACAAAGCGAGAATGAACAGTTGCAACCTTCAGTGTCTAAAAAATCAGAAGGTGAGCTTTCCAGGGTCAAATTTATGTCCAGTTCCAACAAAATAACAACATTTAGtaagaaaccaaaaagaagaaaatatgatgaAAGTTATCTGTCTTTTGGATTTACTTACTTTGGGAATAGAGATGCGCCTCATGCTCAGTGTGTGTTATGTAAGAAAATTCTATCAAATAGTTCTTTGGCCCCTAGTAAGCTTCGAAGACATTTGGAAACTAAACATGCTGCCTATAAAGACAAAGACATAAGCTTTTTCAAGCAACATCTTGATTCACCTGAAAATAATAAACCTCCAACACCTAAAATTGTCAATACAGATAATGAAAGTGCTACAGAGGCATCATACAATGTAAGTTACCATATAGCCCTGAGTGGAGAGGCTCATACTATTGGAGAATTGCTTATCAAGCCTTGTGCAAAAGACGTTGTGATGCGGATGTTTGACGAACAGTATAGCAAAAAAATAGATGCAGTACAACTATCAAATAGTACTGTTGCACGTCGGATTAAGGATCTTGCTGCTGACATTGAAGAAGAGCTTGTATGTAGACTGAAAATTTGTGATGGGTTTTCACTGCAACTAGATGAATCAGCTGATGTTTCAGGACTTGCAGTGCTGCTTGTGTTTGTTCGTTACAGGTTTAATAAATCTATTGAGGAAGACCTACTCTTATGTGAGTCTTTGCAAAGTAATGCTACTGGTGAAGAAATTTTCAACTGCATCAACAGTTTTATGCAGAAACATGAAATTGAATGGGAAAAATGTGTTGATGTTTGTAGTGATGCTTCTAGGGCAATGGACGGGAAAATTGCTGAGGCGGTCACCTTGATAAAATATGTGGCTCCCGAAAGCACCAGTAGTCACTGCCTATTATATAGACATGCACTAGCAGTTAAAATAATGCCTACATCTCTGAAAAATGTGCTAGATCAGGCAGTACAAATCATCAATTACATTAAAGCTCGGCCACATCAGTCCAGGCTACTAAAAATTTTATGTGAGGAAAtgggtgcccagcacacagcactTCTTCTGAATACAGAGGTGAGGTGGCTTTCCCGAGGTAAAGTTCTTGTAAGACTTTTTGAGCTTCGTCGTGAGCTGTTGGTTTTCATGGATTCAGCTTTTCGACTGTCTGACTGTTTAACAAATTCATCTTGGCTGCTAAGACTTGCATATCTTGCAGatatttttactaaattaaatGAGGTTAATCTATCAATGCAAGGAAAAAATGTAACCGTTTTCACAGTATTTGATAAAATGTCATCATTGTTAAGAAAATTGGAATTTTGGGCTTCATCTGTAGAAGAAGAAAACTTTGATTGTTTTCCTACACTCAGTGACTTTTTGACTGAAATCAATTCTACAGTTGATAAAGATATTTGTAGTGCCATTGTGCAGCACCTAAGGGGTTTGCGCTCTactctgttaaaatattttcctgtaacAAATGACAATAACACTTGGGTTAGAAATCCGTTTACAGTAACTGTTAAACCAGCCTCATTAGTAGCACGGGACTATGAGAGCCTGATTGATTTAACATCTGATTCTCAAGTGAAACAAAATTTTAGTGAACTTTCACTAAATGATTTTTGGAGTAGCCTAATTCAAGAGTACCCAAGCATTGCGAGGCGTGCAGTTCGTGTACTTCTTCCTTTTGCTACGATGCACCTGTGTGAAACAGGATTTTCATATTATGccgcaacaaaaacaaaatacaggaaAAGACTTGATGCTGCACCACATATGCGGATTCGACTTAGTAACATTACACCTAATATTAAGCGGATATGtgataaaaagacacaaaaacacTGTTCTCATTGA